The Desmonostoc muscorum LEGE 12446 genome includes a region encoding these proteins:
- a CDS encoding UDP-N-acetylmuramoyl-tripeptide--D-alanyl-D-alanine ligase, with translation MPCSATLAQLVEVLLARPVNLYETGLTQVSRGIQTDTRILKPGEVFLALRGDKFDGHQFVATAIAKGAIAAIVDLAYENPGFPVLQVKDTLKAYQKIARWWRDRFDIPVIGVTGSVGKTTTKELIAAVLGTKGALHKTYGNYNNEIGVPKTLLELDTEHNYAVVEMAMRGRGQIAELTQIARPTIGVITNVGTAHIELLGSEEAIAEAKCELLAEMPADSVAILNYDNPLLMTTAAKVWTGEVITYGFSGGDIPGLLIDNETVEVAGMQLPLPLPGRHNATNFLAALAVAKVLGIDWASLQAGVAVDMPTGRSQRFNLPNDVVILDETYNAAPEAMLAALQLLADTPGKRKIAVLGAMKELGERSQQLHQRVGETVRNLNLDGLLVLVDGEDAEAIAKSAKGIPSECFATHGELVARLKTFVQAGDRLLFKAAHSVGLDRVVNQLRAEYPR, from the coding sequence ATGCCCTGCTCTGCCACCCTCGCTCAACTGGTCGAAGTTCTTTTGGCTCGTCCTGTAAACTTATACGAAACTGGTTTAACACAAGTAAGTCGCGGTATACAAACAGATACTCGTATTCTCAAGCCAGGTGAAGTATTTTTGGCTTTGCGAGGTGATAAATTTGATGGACATCAATTTGTAGCAACAGCGATCGCTAAGGGTGCGATCGCTGCAATTGTAGATTTAGCATATGAAAATCCCGGATTTCCTGTATTGCAGGTAAAAGATACCCTCAAGGCATATCAGAAAATTGCCAGATGGTGGCGCGATCGCTTTGATATTCCGGTAATTGGTGTCACTGGTTCTGTAGGTAAAACTACTACTAAAGAATTAATTGCCGCAGTTTTAGGCACAAAAGGAGCACTTCACAAAACTTATGGCAATTACAATAACGAAATTGGTGTCCCGAAAACTCTCCTAGAACTGGATACAGAACATAACTACGCCGTGGTTGAAATGGCGATGCGGGGTAGGGGACAAATAGCCGAACTGACACAAATAGCCCGTCCCACCATTGGAGTGATTACCAATGTAGGGACAGCACATATTGAGTTACTGGGTTCCGAAGAAGCCATCGCCGAGGCCAAATGTGAGTTATTAGCCGAAATGCCTGCTGATAGCGTGGCAATTCTGAATTACGACAATCCCCTATTAATGACCACGGCGGCAAAAGTTTGGACAGGAGAAGTCATAACTTACGGCTTTTCTGGCGGGGATATCCCAGGACTACTGATTGATAACGAAACCGTAGAAGTCGCAGGAATGCAACTGCCTTTACCGTTACCTGGTCGTCACAATGCGACTAATTTTTTAGCGGCTTTAGCCGTGGCGAAAGTCTTGGGAATAGATTGGGCAAGTTTGCAAGCAGGTGTGGCGGTGGATATGCCCACAGGGCGATCGCAGCGGTTTAATTTGCCCAATGACGTGGTAATCTTGGATGAGACGTATAATGCTGCACCAGAAGCGATGTTGGCAGCATTGCAATTATTGGCAGACACACCAGGAAAGCGGAAAATTGCGGTGTTGGGTGCAATGAAAGAATTAGGAGAGCGATCGCAGCAGTTACACCAGCGAGTGGGAGAAACAGTGCGAAATTTGAATTTAGACGGCTTGTTGGTGTTGGTAGACGGAGAAGACGCCGAAGCGATCGCTAAAAGTGCCAAAGGTATCCCATCGGAGTGTTTTGCAACTCATGGGGAATTGGTGGCGAGATTAAAGACATTTGTGCAAGCAGGCGATCGTTTGCTGTTCAAAGCCGCCCATTCAGTGGGGTTAGATCGGGTAGTCAATCAGTTACGTGCAGAATATCCCAGATGA